AGCTAGCTGTTTGTATATCAAAGATGAAGATCAACTCATGGTAGTGATGATCGACACGGCATTTCTGGTTTTCTTTTGGaacttcaaagaaaaaaatggaaacaAGTGGCAATATGCATGCAAACTTGTGTATGTCCTCTCTACCGTTTTTTACGCGTGTCTCTCCTCTAAAAAGAGTATTAAAAAGAGAGAGGAAGAAACAAACCGTCTAACGTTATCAAGTTTGAAAATCAGCTAgctatattacataaattaaaggCTTTAATTATGGCATATAAATTGCCTAAATTGTCCGTTACAagaaaattttatcttattCCTATATCACGGttataataatagaaaaagCCTTCTGATCCGAGGCAAGTTTGGATATATGCGAGAGTTAGTTGAAGATTAGACAAAGTAAGATAAATGATGAAAACTAAATGTGAAGCGTTATATGTTTACTTTTCTCAGTTTGTATTCTCACtgattatataatatatgtttttggtGTTCACATGAGTAATGTCTAAAATTAATAGTGCCGTCTTACAGTACGATTCTCATATCCAGCTAATAATTAGTGAAACATATATTTCTGTATATGCCATTTTGTAATTTCTTCAATACTTGGGTAGGTAATAGCAAATGTTACTTAACAATGATTCGTTAGACGATAAAAGCGTAGCTAGATGTGATGAAATTAGACaaatattttgatgatataGACCACACTTCTTTTAATTTCACTCAGGTGCTTTTTTGTTGTGTGAAATTAAGATACGGAGATGAGCCTGGAACTGCCTGCACATCTCAACCAGGAAGTTGTTGAAATCATCAGTCAGGAGCAAGACCAAGTCATTCCAAACGTGTCCAGAATCATGCAGAGCACCCATCCTTCCCATGTTAAGATATCCGATGACGCCAAGCGGACCATGTACCATTGTATGTCTGAGTTCATATGCTTTGTAACATATGAAGCCAACGCGCATTGCCAGCGTGAGCAGCGGAACACAATCACTGTGGAAGACGTGGATTGGGTCATTAACAAGTTTGGGTTTGATGACTACATTGAACCCTTGCCTTGCTACTTTCCTCCAAATAGTGAGGATGATGGAGGCGAGTGTGGATCCCTTACGAGGGAGTCTTTGTTGAAGCGTCCAATGGTTGATACAGCTTCAAGCTCCAATATCACACCCTATAACCTTCCTCCTAATTTTCCTATGGCTCATCACCACTTTGTGTATCCACCACCAATGGGAAATGGTGATATGCAGGGGGAGGCAAGCACTTCTCAGTGTGCAGGGGCTTCAGTGGATACTTACGTTGAGTCTCCTATGGAGGAGGATAAGGAGTGAACAATTTATCGATCTATTAAAGGTATTAAGCTGTTGTTGAAGCTTTATAAGCAATAAATAAAGTTTAGGAATAGTTTTTAATTTACGAAGTTTAGGAATGTATGTTTCGAACTAAGCTAGCCAATTGGGGCCCCTTCAATTGGCTGTTTACTTATGTGTGCAAGTGTATGTTTATGTGTATGTCTATGTCTATGTCTATGTGTATGTTTGTGTTTGGTGGAAGTgctaaataaaatgaacaagtgCTACTTGTCCTGATTATGATATTTCTTATTGAGCATGTTTGATCAAACAGTTTCGGAAAACAACGGAGGAATTGATACCAGTCTCTGTCATCTATTTGCTCTTCTTACAGGACCAATTACCAAGTTTACTCTTGTTATTCATAATCTGGAAACATGTCCAAATAATGACCACTTGATATATTTCCTCTATAGGATTTTCATTCAACATCTTCTTGTTAAGCCTTTGTTTGGTAACCAATACAAACTGCCTTCTATTTTTCAGACTACATCTTTCTCAACCAAATTCCTAGATTTGTAGCATATTAAGTTTTTGCTGTACATTGAGCTACAATATCTTGCTTCTTTGTACtctaagaaaaaattatgaacCAAGCAAAAAAAAGTAAGGGAATGTGCTTTTGTAATCATCCAAACATCCACCCCAATAACTATCTAAGTAGCCAAAGAGATTTTCATTCTCCACTCTTCTATACCTAATTCtattttcaattttccctcTAATGTACCTTAACACCCTTTTAGCGGCTCCAAAATGCTTATTGCTGGGACTTTGCATATATTTGGATAACAAACTGACATCAAACATTATGTCTATCCTAGAAGTTGTCAGATACAATAGGTTTCCAATAAGATTCAATGAACTATTGGATCTTCCGCTCTTCACCGTCATCCTTCATCAATTTTTCATTTACAAGAACTGGTGTTGCAAAAGAATCGCACTTGCCAAGCTTGATTCTTTTAAGCAGATTCGAGGCATACATCTTTTGGGACAAGAAAATTCCATCACAAAATTGAGAAATCTCCATTCCGAGGAGAAACTTCTTCTGGATCAGATATCTCAAAATCTTTTAACTTCTTGAACCGCAAGAGTTATCATCAGATAATCAACATAAACTGATATCACAACCCACATTCCATCAAATTTGCGCTTTGAAGAACAAAGTAGGCTCATTTTGACTTTTGCAGAAACCTTGAGTCCTATGTGGCTGTCTAAGCATAGTTGTCCGCTGAAGTCAAGTTAGaggtcatgtttatgtattatgtcaaaTGAATACAGCCTACTATACCAAGCTTTTGGAGCTTGTTTAAGATCATAGAAAACTTTTTTAAGCTAATATACCCTGTCTTCTTCACCTGTGGAAGATTTTCCACTTGTATTGTGTTGCAAGTGTAATGACCCTAAACGTCATATTTGGAATTTTCTAgaaaattaccattttaccctgaAAATTgcaattagtcattttttaacCCAGAGTGAAAAGTTGGGAGTTTTGGAAAAAGAATTGGGTTTTCAAGGTTCTAAATTTGAGATGGTTGACCTTAATCAACATTTGGAGTATCGAAATGGAATTTTGTCAGTTTCATCAGCTCCGGTATGTGACTTCGGTTTAGTAGGACTATTGTTCAGGTTCTGAGGTATTTAGATGAGTTTTGAAATGGGTCTTGTGTTTTGAAAGTTGAAAGCATAAGAGAGTTGACCAAAGTCAACTTTGGTGATAGCAAGCTCGGAGTAAAATTCCGACAGTTTTGTTAACTCCATAATATGTTTTTGGTCTAGATGTACTTTTGGTTTGGGACCCAAGgcttttggtttgattttgagCCATTAGACGAGATGCGGAAAAAGTTAAAGGCCAAACCTTAGTAAATTTTTGAGGTTAGAATGGTCATttttaagttttgatgattCCACTAAGTCCGGTGGGTGGTATATTGTCTGATTGAATGAATTTCATGCCCTTACTTGAAATATGGAAATTCTTAAGTTAAGGTTGACTTTGGGCAAACATCGGGTTAAGGTGACCTTGTTtggatgttttgatgatttcattTAGTCCGGAATATCATTTTCACACTAATAGCATATTTGGTTTGTGTTTGGGAGGTCCCAGATGAGTTTTGGTGAGCTTTTAAGCTTTTGGGATGCTTTGACATTGTTTCAGCAAATTGGGTTGACTAAAAGTTTgattattagttttaaaaatggAATATTATTACGAAACTTCTGAAAGTTTGAGCATGAATTATAGGACTGATCAACAGTAAAATTTGGTGTATTTTAGCTACGTCAAGATTGGACTTCTATTGCGgaatatgaaataattattcattgagcaaaaataatattttactaagCAAATAAGCAAGAAATTGAGTCTTGATTAAACGAGTAGGTCCGTAAACATATACGAAAAGAATCAGAGCGATTCGCTATCGTATGAGGAAGTTACAGCTCTTCTAGTGAAATCAAAGTTTTCTGATGTGAATTCTGATGCACACCTATTAAAGATTTCATGCTGTCTTTATTTGGTGTTTGTGCATATTGGGAACTCTGGAGCTTAGAATAGAGTTATTGTTGTGGCATAGTTGTCGATTGCAGAATGTTTTAACTAAAGGCAAAATTAATTACTGTTAGTAATGTCACTTCAGCACAAAAAATTGTCCCAAAACAAGTGTCGTCGGAAGAATTCAACTACATATATTCTTATATCAAAGAGCTACTACTTCTAAATAGtgctcaattttcaaaaacatcaaataaatagagagaaaacttagaaaactacaacttcaatttatttttttccttaatgaATAAGCTAAAATAGCACTTATTTTGGGACAGAGGAAGTAGTAGTATATAATTATGTCGTTTCTAGACAATACTCATTTTCCCAACTGTGAAATCATATTTATCTCAGCGAATATCTTTTTCTGGTTCACTCCGTCCTGTTAGCCACATATCCCCCCTTCTCTTATATTTTGTTGCTATATATATGGGGACATCACTATCCAAGAGCCACCTACTatacaaagagagagaaagataattgtagagagagagagagagagagtaagATGGATAATGGTAATCACGTTGGTGGTTCAGGAAATGGAGGATTTCATAGCTATGGCAGATCTCCACAACCAACCCCTGCAGATCCTCCTTCCCCTGGTATGCTACCTATCTTCTCTTATACTATTTACAAGTgatttctttctctctctatatatatgtatggtTGGAATGTTCgtatgattttttatatttgatatgcTTACTAAAGCCGAGCGTTTCTATTAAAATCAATCTCACAAGGTAAGTAGGGAAAAGGCTATGTACACATCGCACTTTCAGATTCTATTTATGGAATTATATATACTGATTACTGGGCATGTCCTCGTTGTTGTTGAATATTCATGAAGCTTTGTATATGCTGAAGCGCGCACAGTTTTTTTCACGaaagttaattttattaattcctctgaatttttcattttcttctttagcTCTGTTGAGTCTTGGAAGATAATAAAAAGGAGAGCTGCACTCGTGTAGATTTCTTGGCTTGCTCCATGTTCGTCTGTAATTAGCTAGGGACCATATATGCATTTTTTCCCATACATATATTTGCAAAGCTAGCTGTTTGTATATCAAAGATGAAGATCAACTCATGGTAGTCATGATCGACACGGCATTTCTGGTTTTCTTTTGGaacttgaaagaaaaaaatggaaacaAGTGGCAATATGCATGCAATCTTGTGTATGTCCTCTCTACCGTTTTTTACGCGTGTCTCTCCTCTAAAAAGAGTATTAAAAAGAGAGAGGAAGAAACAAACCGTCTAACGTTAGCAAGTTTGAAAATCAGCTAgctatattacataaattaaaggCTTTAATTATGGCATATAAATTGCCTAAATTGTCCGTTACAagaaaattttatcttattCCTATATCACGGttataataatagaaaaagCCTTCTGATCCGAGGCAAGTTTGGATATATGCGAGAGTTAGTTGAAGATTAGACAAAGTAAGATAAATGATGAAAACTAAATGTGAAGCGTTATATGTTTACTTTTCTCAGTCTGTATTCACACtgattatataatatatgtttttggtGTTCACATGAGTAAAGTCTAAAATTAATAGTGCTGTCTTACAATACGACTCTCATATCCAGCTAATAATTAGTGAAACATATATTTCTGTATATGCCATTTTGTAATTTCTTCAATACTTGGGTAGGTAATAGCAAATGTTACTTAATAATGATTCATTAGACGATAAAAGCGTAGCTAGATGTGatgaaattagaaaaatattttgatgatataGACCACACTTCTTTTAATTTCACTCAGGTGCTTTTTTGTTGTGTGAAATTAAGATGTGGAGATGAGCCTGGAACTGCCTGCACATCTCAACCAGGAAGTTGTTGAAATCATCAGTCAGGAGCAAGACCAAGTCATTCCAAACGTGGCCAGAATCATGCAGAGCACCCATCCTTCCCATGTCAAGATATCCGATGACGCCAAGCGGACCATGTACCATTGTATGTCTGAGTTCATATGCTTTTTAACATATGAAGCCAACGCGCATTGCCAGCGTGAGCAGCGGAACACAATCACTGTGGAAGACGTGGATTGGGTCATTAACAAGTTTGGGTTTGATGACTACATTGAACCCTTGCC
The window above is part of the Solanum pennellii chromosome 5, SPENNV200 genome. Proteins encoded here:
- the LOC107020086 gene encoding nuclear transcription factor Y subunit B-6-like, whose product is MDNGNHVGGSGNAGFHSYGRSPQPTPADPPSPDTEMSLELPAHLNQEVVEIISQEQDQVIPNVSRIMQSTHPSHVKISDDAKRTMYHCMSEFICFVTYEANAHCQREQRNTITVEDVDWVINKFGFDDYIEPLPCYFPPNSEDDGGECGSLTRESLLKRPMVDTASSSNITPYNLPPNFPMAHHHFVYPPPMGNGDMQGEASTSQCAGASVDTYVESPMEEDKE
- the LOC107020084 gene encoding nuclear transcription factor Y subunit B-6-like; its protein translation is MDNGNHVGGSGNGGFHSYGRSPQPTPADPPSPDVEMSLELPAHLNQEVVEIISQEQDQVIPNVARIMQSTHPSHVKISDDAKRTMYHCMSEFICFLTYEANAHCQREQRNTITVEDVDWVINKFGFDDYIEPLPCYFPPNSEDDGGECGSLTRESLLKRPMVDTASSSNITPYNLPPNFPMAHHHFVYPPPMGNGDMQGEASTSQCAGASVDTEVESPMEEDKE